A region of the Streptomyces durocortorensis genome:
GGCTGATCATTCTCGGCGTCGCCGTCGCCGTGAACCTGCTCATCCCCATGCTCTTCCTCCAGATCGCCGGCCTCATCGCGTCGATCGTCTTCATGGTCGACGTACGGCCCGCGATCAAGGAAGTCTCGGGCGGCGGCGGTGGCCGCCGGGGCGGGTCCAGCAGTGACGGCCCGTACGGCCCCTACAACGGCGGGCGCTGAGCGCCCAGGGGGCGCCCGGCCACGGGTGACGCGGGGCGGGAGCGCGGTGCGCTGCCGCCCCGCCGTCGTGTCCGCTCCGGGTCCCGGCCCAGCAGCAGTACCGCCACGTCGTCCGTCAGCTCGCCACCGTTCAGCTCCCGGACCTCGGTGACCGCCGCCTCCAGCAGCTCCTCGCCGGCCAGGCCCTGCTCCAGCCGCTCGTTGACCATGGCGACCATGCCGTCCTGGCCGAGGCGCTCGCTGCCGCCCGTCCCCACGCGGCCCTCGATCAGGCCGTCCGTGTACATCATCAGGCTCCAGGACCCGCCCAGCTCGACCTGCCTGCGCGGCCACCTCGCCCGGGGCAGCAGACCCAGTGCCGGGCCGCCGTCCTCGTAGGGGAGCAGCCGGGCCGGCTGCCCGCGGCGGGCGAGCAGCGGGGCGGGGTGACCGGCCAGGCACAGCCCGGCCCGGCGCCCGTCGGGCGCGATGTCGACGGTGCAGAGCGTCGCGAAGATCTCCTCGCTCTGGCGTTCGTGCTCCAGCACCTGCTGGAGCGTGGACAGCAGCTCGTCCCCGCACAGCCCGGCCAGGGTCAGCGCCCGCCAGGCGATCCGCAGCTCGACGCCGAGCGCCGCCTCGTCCGGGCCGTGCCCGCAGACGTCGCCGATCATCGCGTGCACCGTGCCGTCCGGGGTGCGCACGGTGTCGTAGAAGTCGCCGCCGAGAAGGGCGCGGCTGCGGCCGGGGCGGTAGCGGGCGGCGAAGCTCAGGTCGGAACCGTCCAGCAGGGGGGTGGGCAGCAGGCCGCGTTCCAGGCGGGCGTTCTCCTGGGCGCGCAGCCGGGACTCGGTCAGCTGGTGCTGAGCGATGTCGGCGCGCTTGCGCTCCACGGCGTACCGGATGGCCCGGCTCAGGACGCGCGCGTCCAGCTCGCCCCGGAAGAGGTAGTCCTGCGCCCCGACCCGTACCGCCTCGGCCGCCAGCTCCGTGTCGTCCCGCGCGGTGAGCGCGAGCACCGCGTGCAGCGGGGCGATGCGGAGTACGTGGGTGAGGGCCGCCAGCTCGTCGGCCCGCCCGGAGACGGGCTCGGGCCGTTCGGAGGCGGGCTGGGGCCGCTCACCGGCTTCGGGGGCCGCCGGTCCCGCGCCCGTGACCGGCAGCGCGAGGTCCAGCAGGATGCAGTCGACGTCGTCCGTGAGCAGCCGCCCGGCCTCGGTGAGGTTGCGGGCGGTACGGATACGGACCCGGGTTCCGGCGGCTGCCGAGAGCTCGGGGACGGTGATGGTGGTGCCCGCCGGGTCGTCCTCGATCAACAGCAGGGTGAGGTCGGCGCCATAGGTGGTCTCCGCAGCGGGAACGGCGCGTTGCTGCGGTACGGGTACGGGCATCGGTTCGGGTTTCCTTCCCTCCCCCGAGGGTGCGGCGGAACGCCGATCGACGCACCGCCAGTCGGGGACGATAGCGGCACACGGCGGGGGAAAGGAATGGCACGCGGAAAGCGGCCGCTGTCATATGCGGCGCCATAAGCCGCGTCCTGACACGGATCCGGCGCGATGGGCCGTCGTACGGGCCGGGAAGGGCCCATGACGAACATCACCCGCCCGTGAACGGCCGCGTGGCCCGGCTCACATGGGCCGGGAGCCACCGCTCACGACGGCTGCCCGCTGCTTGCTGCGCCTACTCGTTGGGCTCGATGCCTGCTGCGCCTACTTGTCGGGGCGGACCACGCCGAGGATCTTCATCGAGCCCGCGCCCGCCAGGGTGACGTTGCGGCCGGGGCGCGGGGAGTGGACGATCGCGCCGTCGCCGACGTACATCCCGACATGGCTGGCGTCGGCGTGGTAAATGATCAGGTCGCCGGGGCGCATGTCCCGGATGTCGATGCGCGGCAGCAGCCGCCACTGCTCCTGCGAGGTGCGCGGGATCGGCCGCTTCGCGGCCAGCCACGCCTGGGACGTCAGGCCCGAGCAGTCGTACGAGCCGGGGCCCTCGGCTCCCCAGACGTACGGCTTGCCTATCTGCGCGGTCGCGAAGGCCACCGCGGCCTGGCCGGCCTTGCTCGCCTCGCCGCTGACCTCCTTGATCGCGCCTGAGGAGAGCCAGGCGGTCTGCGCCTTGTTCGCGGCGTCCTGTTCCAGCTGGCGCAGCCGGTCGCGCTCCTTCTTCTCCAGCTGCGACTCAAGCTTCTTCGCCGCCGCTATCTGGGCGTTGATCTTCTTCTTGGCCTTGGCCTGCTTGACCCGGTTCGCTTCCAGCTTCTCCCAGTTGGCGCTGGCGTCCTGGGTGTACAGCTCCAGGTCCTTCTGCGTCTGGTTCAGCTCGGTCAGGAGCGACTTGGACGCCTGCTGGCTCTGCCGGACCTTGTTGATCCCGTCGAGGAAGAGCTTCGGGTCGTTGCTGAGGGCCAGCTGGGCGCCGGGCGGTAGACCGCCGTTGCGGTACTGCTCGCGGGCCTGGGCGCCCGCCCGGTCCTTCAGCGCGGCGATGCGCGCCTGGCCGTCGACGATCGCCTTGGCCAGCTTCACGATCTCGCCGGACTGCTTCTTCGTCTGCTCCTCGGCGAGGTTGTACGCGTCCGTCGCCGCGCCCGCCTTCCGGTACAGCGTCTCGATCTGCTCGCGGACCTTCTCCAGGTCCGCGTTGGAGTACCGGGAAGGAGAGGAGTCGGCCGGGGAAGAGGCGGCCGGGGACGGCGAAGGGTTCGGAGCCGGGGCGGCCATGGCCTGAACCGGGGCCGTCAGCAGGGCCAGCGCACAGACCAGCGTGATCGCGGCAGTGGCACAGTGGCGTCGGTTCACGAGCTCCCCTTCCGGGTCGGTTCTCCGGGCTCGCCTCCAGGTGAAGGCGACTCAGCCGATATTGGCGGCAATGACAGCGATGGCGGACAACTGTGGCAATGGTGACAATCAAGCTGAATGCGAGAAAGTCAACCGAAGCCGGGTAACGCACATCTGACTTACCGTCAGTAACTTTTCGACAACGTCGCGATCGTGCCATGTCGCCTCGTAAAGCAACAGGGGCAGACGCCACCTGTCGCGTCACATACCGCCTGTTCCGGGGCACTTCGCCCTACGGATGCCGCCGCGCGTGCCCGATTCCGTCCTTCGTCCCCCCTCCCCATCACAAGGGACGAACGATGATCCCCCGGCGTTCCCGGAACGGGCTGGTTCCGTCCTTTCGGGCGGTTGTTCAGTGGCCGCCCGGCCGCAGGGCGTCCCACGCCACCGTGACCTCGCCCTGGCGCCACCGCCGTACCCCGTCCGTCACCGGCCAGTCGCCCGCCACCGCCCGCACCGCCGCGATCCAGCGCTGCCGGGCGCCGAGCGAGGCGTAGGGGGAGGCCGCCGCCCAGGCCCGGTCGAAGTCCCGCAGGAAGGCGTGGACCGGCTCGCCCGGGACGTTGCGGTGGATCAGCGCCTTCGGCAGGCGCTCCGCCAGGTCCGATGGGCGGTCCAACGAGCCGAGCCGGGTGGCGAAGGTGACCGTGCGCGGGCCTTCCCGCCCCAGGGCCACCCAGACGTGCCGCCGCCCGATCTCGTCGCAGGTGCCCTCCACCAGCAGCCCGTCCGGGGCGAGGCGGGAGCACAGCCGCGCCCAGACCTCGGCGACCCGCTCCTCGTCGTACTGGCGCAGCACGTTCGCCGCCCGGATCAGCGTGGGCCGGACCTCCAGCGGGACCTCGAAGCCGCCGTGGACGAAGGTGAGGCCCTCTCGGGCGTACGGCTGCGCGGCGGCGACCCGCCCCGGGTCGATCTCGATGCCCGCCACCGCGGTGCGCGGTTCGGCGGTGCGCAGGCGGTCCAGCAGCTCCACGGCGGTCCAGGGGGCGGCCCCGTACCCGAGATCGGCGGCCACGGGGGTCGCGGCGCGGCGCAGGACCGGGCCGTGCACGGCGGCGATCCAGCGGTCCATGCGGCGCAGCCGGTTCGGGTTGGTCGTCCCGCGGGTGGCGGTGCCGATGGGGCGCTGGCGCATGAGTCGAGCGTATGCGACGAGGTGAGAGGGGTGCTCACCGCACGATGCGCCTCCCGGTGACGTGGCGAGGCCCGCCGCCCGGCAGCGTGACGTGGCGAGGCGCGCCGCCCGGCAGCGTAATGATTTGGCAAAGCGGAAATGAAAGGCGGCCTTCCGCTGTTCTCGCCCTTCGGAGGGGCCCTACGCCCCTCCCCACGGCATGCCCCGAGTGAGGCCCTGAGCGAGGAGGACCGACGACGTGAGCCAGTACGTCTCCCGGCTCGGCTCCGCCCGCTCCGCGGCGCGCATCCGGTTCCCCGGCGGTTTCCCCGGGTCCTCCCGCAGGCCGCGCCGCATCGCGATGCTCTCCGTGCACACGTCCCCGCTGCACCAGCCCGGTACGGGCGACGCGGGCGGGATGAACGTGTACATCGTCGAGCTGGCCAAGCGGCTCGCCGCGATCAATATCGAGGTCGAGGTCTTCACCCGGGCGACCACCGGCTCGCTGCCCCCCGCCGTCGAG
Encoded here:
- a CDS encoding DUF2516 family protein, with the translated sequence MLLSGFGTILQLLYLAMLVLAVVAFVFAATAREDAYRAADKKSKSFWLIILGVAVAVNLLIPMLFLQIAGLIASIVFMVDVRPAIKEVSGGGGGRRGGSSSDGPYGPYNGGR
- a CDS encoding PP2C family protein-serine/threonine phosphatase; amino-acid sequence: MPVPVPQQRAVPAAETTYGADLTLLLIEDDPAGTTITVPELSAAAGTRVRIRTARNLTEAGRLLTDDVDCILLDLALPVTGAGPAAPEAGERPQPASERPEPVSGRADELAALTHVLRIAPLHAVLALTARDDTELAAEAVRVGAQDYLFRGELDARVLSRAIRYAVERKRADIAQHQLTESRLRAQENARLERGLLPTPLLDGSDLSFAARYRPGRSRALLGGDFYDTVRTPDGTVHAMIGDVCGHGPDEAALGVELRIAWRALTLAGLCGDELLSTLQQVLEHERQSEEIFATLCTVDIAPDGRRAGLCLAGHPAPLLARRGQPARLLPYEDGGPALGLLPRARWPRRQVELGGSWSLMMYTDGLIEGRVGTGGSERLGQDGMVAMVNERLEQGLAGEELLEAAVTEVRELNGGELTDDVAVLLLGRDPERTRRRGGSAPRSRPASPVAGRPLGAQRPPL
- a CDS encoding C40 family peptidase encodes the protein MNRRHCATAAITLVCALALLTAPVQAMAAPAPNPSPSPAASSPADSSPSRYSNADLEKVREQIETLYRKAGAATDAYNLAEEQTKKQSGEIVKLAKAIVDGQARIAALKDRAGAQAREQYRNGGLPPGAQLALSNDPKLFLDGINKVRQSQQASKSLLTELNQTQKDLELYTQDASANWEKLEANRVKQAKAKKKINAQIAAAKKLESQLEKKERDRLRQLEQDAANKAQTAWLSSGAIKEVSGEASKAGQAAVAFATAQIGKPYVWGAEGPGSYDCSGLTSQAWLAAKRPIPRTSQEQWRLLPRIDIRDMRPGDLIIYHADASHVGMYVGDGAIVHSPRPGRNVTLAGAGSMKILGVVRPDK
- a CDS encoding class I SAM-dependent methyltransferase produces the protein MRQRPIGTATRGTTNPNRLRRMDRWIAAVHGPVLRRAATPVAADLGYGAAPWTAVELLDRLRTAEPRTAVAGIEIDPGRVAAAQPYAREGLTFVHGGFEVPLEVRPTLIRAANVLRQYDEERVAEVWARLCSRLAPDGLLVEGTCDEIGRRHVWVALGREGPRTVTFATRLGSLDRPSDLAERLPKALIHRNVPGEPVHAFLRDFDRAWAAASPYASLGARQRWIAAVRAVAGDWPVTDGVRRWRQGEVTVAWDALRPGGH